A region from the Clostridium beijerinckii genome encodes:
- a CDS encoding FeoB-associated Cys-rich membrane protein: MEIIITTLIVFFAGFIIVKSLKNSSKGKCNCGCNGCKSEKMCSDKNHIKIQ; encoded by the coding sequence ATAGAAATAATAATTACAACTCTAATAGTATTTTTTGCTGGATTTATAATAGTTAAGTCTTTAAAAAATTCTTCAAAAGGAAAATGCAATTGTGGATGTAATGGTTGCAAATCTGAAAAAATGTGTTCTGATAAGAATCATATTAAGATACAATAA